One Ranitomeya imitator isolate aRanImi1 chromosome 4, aRanImi1.pri, whole genome shotgun sequence genomic window, CCAACGAGCGCCTTTTGAACCAATCCAGGACATTTCCTTTTCtctcctatcttggaaggtggccttcctgGTCACCATCACCTCTATTAGGAGGGTATCCGAGTTAGTGGCATTATCCTGCCGTTCTCCTTTCCTAATTctgcaccaggacaaggtagtcctgcaGCCTGTTTCTTCCTTTCTACCAAAAGTAGTTTTGGCTTTTCACATCAACGAGGACATTGTCCttccttccttgtgcccttccccagtccatcccttggagaaatctctcCACAAGCTGGATTTGGTCAGGGCTCTCCGAGTCTATCTTACCAGAACCGCTTCTTTTCGCCAGTTCGATCCTCTGTTTGTTGTCTCTGAAGGTCGTTGAAAAGGGCTCCCCGCTTCTAAATCCACTATTGCTCATTGGATTCGTTCAACGGTTCTCGAGGCATACCGTGTTCAGGATAAATAGCCTCCTCCTGgggtgagggctcactctaccTGGGCTGTGGGAGCTTCTTGGGCCGTTCGTCACCAGGCTTTGGCTTTGCAGGAttgcaaagctgcaacctggtcGTCCCTTCACACCTTTGAATGgttctacaaggtgcatactcaggcttctgtggatgcaggcctgggtaggaagatactgcaggAGGCGGGTTCCCACCGACCGACCTAAGTCTTTTTTTCTCGGACTGTCTTTTTcccacccttgggactgcttttggacgttacctgtgtcccccaatgaagcgcaaaagaaagagggatttttggttcttaccgtaaaatctctttcttggagcctttattgggggacacagcaccctccctttattTTGTACCGTGCCGTTGTTTTGGGTTGGTAGATAGTGAGTTTCTTATACTTACTCCTACGACTGCTTTAGCACCAAACTTGAGTTGCattgtgcctgtcggagggtgtatactgccgaggaGGAGTTAACGTTTCCTTAtttgcttagtgtcagcctcctagcgacagcagcatacacccatggttacctttgtccccaatgaaggctccaagaaagagattttacggtaagaaccaaaaatccctctttttgacGGCACCTGCATGATTTAcaactgctggacagcctgaatacatgtggtgtTACCAGGTTGGTattgaatccccacatgtattcaagctgcctAGCAGCTGTAAATGATGCAGCtgctgtcaacaaaaactaaatctccgagcacatccaaatactcggagaccacccaagcaacgattatactcgttcatcactaatgaggacctgtcaccaggctgAAAATGACCAATTTTTGCtcccttgataaaaaaaaaattgacactaAGTAAAAAAGGCTGAGGAACCTGATGGGGTATTGCTACCATCACAGGACAAGAAATATATCATGGATGGGTATTCTCTTTGTGCATAAAACATCTTTATTCTCCACTGCTCATGAAGTAGCCTATCATCATATGATTGGTGTCTGTATTTTATTATATAGGGCGCAGAGCTGTGAATCCTTTTCTTTTCCCTTTATAGGAGTTGCCCGAGACAATAATGTATTCCAAGATCTTCACGGTCGGACATGCGGTGCCCAGTGATGACGTTATCGCTCAATTTAAAAACATTGTGAATCAGTATCTAAGTGAGAACTCTGGGAATGGTAAGTCATGACCAGCAGCGGGGATAACACCGGAGCCATTGGGCACAGTTATTACTGCATGATTTGAGAGGTTATCGCTGTATAACAAGCACTCTGACACATTCGCAGAAAATGATGCAATGGGACGTCCAGATTGGAAGTGCCTTCCTGCAATCTGACGTAGTTATGtcacagggttggtatgagcgctgaCGATGTGCCATCCACAACAGGAGCCGACtgtaagggaatgtgcacacgtagtttggagctctgcagatttttcctcagcggatttacctgcgttttacctgcggattccacctgcggttttacacctgcagattcctattatggagcaggtgtgaaccgcagcagaatccgcacaaagaattgacatgctgcggaatgtaacccgcagcgtttccgcacgtttttttccacagtatgggcactgcggattgcggtttccataggtttacttgcagatccacagcaaaatctgcaacgtgtgcacatagcctaatacacaGCTAAGCATGTATATTAGAGGGGCCGCTGGTGGAACAGGGAGAATCACTCGCCTATTATATGGGTAAGCTTTGATACTTTACAAATTGACTGGGATCTAATATAGAGGTGTATGTTTGCACACTTATGTGCTTTACAATTAGGCTCTCCCTTACCATCCAGCATACCTACAGGTTTCCTCCACATTTTCTCCTGTCTTATATGTGTCATTGTAGCATTTGATGTTTTAAATTATTGTTGCTTACTGGTTATAATAAAATACATATCATTTTTAGCTAATATGTGTTTTGGGATTTTTGTACTCTGGTTCCTTGGTTTGTATATATTTTGCGGTTTCCCTGTGAGCCCTATTGAGGTGGACAGTAACAGTGGGGGAGCGATACCTTTTTGCTCTCGGCCATTAACCCATGATATGCTTTATGGTTTATGTATATTACAACAAGGAAGCCTAACGATGGCCATAAACCTCAGCTTATGAGATTCTGCCAACGGTGGAGTCTGATAGGCGAAATCTGTCCGGAGAGGTACGGTAATAAACTGTGCTATAATCAGTGTGAATAAAGAATCGCGTGTACAATGTGATTAGGACGCATTGTACAATATAAATTCTCAGGTTAAACTGGGTTTTCTAAATGACCAACACTATTAAACTATTACACTGCACAGTGAATGCCGAAAATAAAAACCATGCCAGAAACTCCCCTCGTAAGAGAGTAAAACAGATCAGCTGTACGTCtctcaaaatagtatcaataaaaatcaCCTCTAGCTGTGCAAAAAAGAAAACCCTCCCACAGCTTTGTAGTCTGAGAAATGGAAAAATTATGACTCTTGCCATAggacaatcccccccccccccccccccccaaaaaaaaaaaaaagttttcaagatTATATCTACTATTGGGAAAAATATGGGTATCAAAGTAATATAATATCGTTTTCAGAACAAGTCAATTATACTGCACTGTCAATTCCATAAAAATACGTTAAAACATAAAAATACCTTTTGGTAAAAAATAAGTGGTGGTGTCTTTtttttgcccagctacgtagtatattgcccagccacgtatgtcacaggttaaaaaataaacatatactccccttccgtgggagcccttgtagtcatgtcgcctgtgtacggggcactcggcagcttccggtcccagggttggtagcgcaggacccgtgatgagacacacgcacgcacgcacgcacacacacacacattatatatatatatatatatatatatatatacacacacacacacacacacacacacacacacacacacacacacacacacacttatagcTCATAAacgtgattttgtttttacagaaaaACTTGTTGGTGTTCATTGTACTCATGGGCTGAACAGGACGGGATACCTAGTTTGCAGGTGAGTGGTTTACTTACTGCGTCTTCTCTTGTGCTCATCAGGAGATTGCGGTATCccataggccaggttcacattgcattttgcCAGCACGTTCTTGACTCCATTTATACCAGAAAACATTTCCACACATGCTCCCAACAGAGCCATAGACATTTAAAGAGGTGGTCCGAAGTCCAAATTTTCATCCTATATCGTTATtcatttagtgccataatctaaattAATATATAATATACTTGAATTATAAATTCACTAACTGCTTTAACCTTTAGGCTGTgtccacacgttgcggttttttcgcattttttttgcggtttttcccgataaaaacactataaaaccgcatacaataagcatcccatcattttgaatgaattccgcatgttttgtgcacataatgcgtttttttccgtgaaaaaacgctTTGCGgttaaaaccgcagcatgttcattaattttgcggggtttttgcagatttcccactacaaaatgcattgggaagtgtccggaaaaaaacgcggcaaaaacgcatgcggttttcttgcggatttcttgcagaaaatgtccgggttttttttctgcgagaaatcctgaatgtgtgcacatagccttatgctccTTTTTTGATGACGCTTCGTTTGAGAATCTCAGTGCAGAGGCCATGGTCACTGCTGTAGCCTCAGCACCCTCCCTGATCCGAGGCGTCATCAGTGAATGGGCTAGTCCCTGCACAATGTGCATAATCACAGCGCGCTGCCTAGTACTGGCTCAGATCAGCAGGACAGCTTGTCCGAATGCCTGGGTGCGGAGACCAGTACTGCCCTGCCGGCGACCTCACTGATCTGCCTGTGCTGTCATCATGCGCAGTCGCAGGGACTAGCCCAGGCTGTGAAACAACCATTactgatgacactttgtttcagTATCCACAGCATGAGATTATGGCATCAAATAGATGaagatttaggatgaaaattaatttaCACTCTGGAccactcctttttaattaatgCAAAATATGAGCTGTGGTGTTCTAGTTTTGTACACTGATCTTGGGGATCCCGGTAATTATTGATGAGTCGGGTCCTGGGTGTCACTCATTGATCTGACTGCTGACCTTTCAAAAAAGGATATCCTTGTCCTGTTCGTCGACAGGAGTTTATGAATGTTAGGAAATGTTCACACCACCGATTTCTCCAAATACATGAAAAACGGACCAATGACCTTGACCAGTTTTTCTTGTACGTGGCGATGGAAGAAAGGGTTTCTCTACCTTGTCCTTTGTCAGCCTGTGAAAATGGAACTACACTGAGATGTCATCTACGTGCGGtcctttattttacatttttttttctgcagaccaCTTGATCTgaggaaaaaatcggacatgtgcacaggcCCAAGAATATCCTGGGTATGAGTGCTACCTGTGAAAATCACACATGGCCCTCATACGAGAAAATCGGTGGCTGGCActagccctaagggtatgtgcacacgtcaggatttcttgcagaaatttcctgataaaaaaaaatggacatttctgccagaaatccgcatgcgtttttttttcgcgtttttcgcggtttttcccaatgcattaaatagcaggaaaaacgcggaaaaatccgcaaaattaatgaacatgctgctttttttactgcgatgatgcgttttttccgcggaaaaaacgcatcatgtgtacaaaaattgcagaatgcattctaaatgataggattcatatgtatgcggtttttatgcgtttttatcgtgtttttatagcgaaaaaacgtgagaacctgaacgtgtgcacatacgcgAATAGTGACCTGTCAGAAGTTTTGATGATCGTAGGTGCTGAGACTCTCACTAGTTGCTAGAATGAAACTTTTTTTGCTGACCGTTTTCTCCTGCTCTCTGTCCCGGCGTAGACTACCTCTAGCACCTTCATTTTTGCATTGTGTAGATCGCAGGACACGGACCCGGCTGCTTGAAGCTTCAGATGTGTCCCTGTACCCAGAACTCTTTGTAATTGCTTATTGCACGATGTATTTTTCATGAAGCTCTTACTGAATCGTCATATGCCGCCGTTGTGTCCAGGTCATTAGTTTTGCCGTCTCTCTCTATTCCTAGGTATTTGATTGACGTGCTCAGCATGGAGCCTTCTGAAGCCGTAGAAAGTAAGTCTAGCCTCACATGTGCGCACTTCTGTGAGCTTGTATGTTAGAAGGTGAAAAGAAGATTATATGCCAGCTGTTTCTATGCAGCATTGTGCTCTGCCCCCACATCCTCAGGATAAATCTGCGGTGTAGCATAGTAGCACCATGTATTCGGCACCTGCTGCAGAGAATATCCACAGAATAAGGTGGCCAGTGTTGTAGGTTTTCAGTGCAAATGATAATATCGGCGGCTGATTTGTGCCGTTGACACATTGCTCCATTTCAGAGTACCCAGTGTGCACAAGCCCTTATAGTTGCTGCACATGCCATCATTCCCTGATCATCGTACAGCTGGATAGTACAGGATTGCGGAGGTTTTCCAGCTATTCTCTCCTTGCCGTGATCACTGAATAATAATACATATAGCCACCCAAACGTTGCTTCAATTAGTCACTTGGGAAGAAGTCTATAAAAATCAGAAGAGACTTGCCGCCTCTAGCACTAACGCTGCTGTAGATTGGGAGAGGGGCTGAGCAGCTGGTGGTCTCTCCTGAATACCACCTAATGGTAACGCACTTCATTCATTTGCTGTTTTGTGTAAGGAACATCCTACTTCATCTTTTGCAGAATTTAACAACAGCCGTGGCCACAGCATAGAGAGAAGCAATTATCTAGAAGACCTTTTACATGGCAGCGCCAGAAGGTAGGGAACTACCCTGACCGTTCGGATATGTCCACACGACCTCTTTCACGATTCCGACCTAAAAGCCCTAAAAATAATGACCGTATGCACAGCAACATCAGACGTGTTCTTTTCACTTGTGTAATGCACCCTGACTCTAAAACTCTTACCACAGCTACAATATTAGGTACTGTCACCAGTAAACAAACTTTTTATTAATTGGGAAAAGGTAagtgaaaaaataatttaaaattgcTTGATGCTTGCATGATGCCCCCCTCCTGTGATTTGCAGGGGACGCTATGTGGAGTCTGAAGGAGCGGCGTCACCCAGGAAAGTGAATTTTGCCACCCTGGGGCCAGGAATAAGGAGTGGTCCTATTGTTGACTACCCTTTTTAACGCCTTCATCACCTTGGACGTTtgccccccttcttcccagagccataacttttttatttttccatcaatatggccatgtgagggtttgttttttgcaggacgagttgcacctttgaatgacaccattcgttttgccatatagtgtactggaaaaacagaaaaaattcaaagtgcagtgaaattgcaaacaaagtgcaattccacagttgttttttgttttgcaattttaccatgttcactaaatgctaaaactgacctgtcgtaatgattctccgggtcatcccgagttcgtagataccaaacatgtataggtttttgttttttgggggggggtttaagtggtggaaaaaaaatccaaagtttctttaaaaaaaaaaaaaaaaaattgccgttttccaagacccataagcatcttcatttttcaggatctggggttggtcagagcttattttttgcatgccaagctgacatttttaagtgtatcattttggtgcagatgtgatcttttgattgccctttGTTGCATAGTAATGTTGCTTTCTTGTTTCTTTTACTTGCTTGAacagcagccctgctctatgtagcagaaatgctcacttgctatgagcgttgaCCGCTGGATGGCAATCcgtcaatgacaaccacaggggtctgctgcacatcctgggttgtcatgtcaacccatcggcaacccgtggtcatgtgactcaagcgccgatgggtgggattagtgacacCCTTCCGGCGCGAGCATGTTAAATGGtgctgtcacagattgacagcagcagcatttaacatgttaacagctgtgggtcGATCGCCACTCTACCTCAATCAACTGACGTGCCGGAGAAGTTGCGGGCTCGACGCCGGAGCCCACAGCAAACAGGGGGAGCCCGCCTTAGACGTAACTATATGTATAAGGTGGGAAAGGAATCCCAGAGCCTTGGTTTCACATGATCTCAGACTGCAAAAATTCAAGGACTAAAGCTCAGTATAAGCTAACTAAATTTGTATGCACTATGACAGTGGCACTGTTACtcctttaaagggactgtcagcacatgACTATCAAACCAAGCAccagcaccttcccacctacttgtttgccATCTCTCTCAGCCTTTTCTGGCTCTACAaaacaagctgtcaatcaaaaaagAGGGGGTGCGGGcagtaggtgggaaggtgtacaCAAATGATTGGCCATGCCATGATACCCCGAGCGCCtgggcttggtttgaacagtcattctgcgcTGACAGTCCCTTTTAACATCTCCAGCTGCACAAACACTGGAAATTTTGGCAGATAATTCTAACACATTTATGGCCTCAGTGTCCTGGTGAAGAATCTGCCCCTCAAAGAATAGTTACTGATGGCCTGAATAGCATCCCGTGACATTTGCCCTGCTAGGTGCATGATCCATTTAATGAATAAAAATAACAAATTATTATTGCTCACTCACTCAAATTCCTTGTCGGTGACTGATCAAGACTGATGGAGATCGTAATCTGCCTGATTTGTCACATCGGGATATCTGCTCTTGTGATTGATAAGTTCTCGGCACTCGGACTTCTAATAGACTTTGTCTCACTTGCTGAATATTTGATAAAGCATTATAGGTTGGCCAAACCCACCAATTTTGGCAGCCAACAAATGTGAGTAGATGTCTTGACTTTACTCGTTGGCAGATGTCAGGAGAAGGATCGGGCAGTTGGATTTCAGCAGGCCCGATCCTTTTTGGTGCCAGGTGTCTGGCTGGGGTTTACTTGCTCTCACAATCGTGTACTAGGTCGGCAGGTATTTGTATATGGCCGTCTTACAGCTCATGTGACGGACGCATGGCTATGACAACCCCTTGGTCTGAGCTTCTAGTAGAGGATTTGTGGTTACCAATCTTTTCCCATCTCGTCATGTGATGGCACGTAGCCATAGGGGATGCCACCACGTTGTGAGCAGTGTGGGCCTGACCTTTAGGGCTGGTGAATATGAAGGGTCTGTCTTGCTAGTGTAACTCTGTATTTTAATTCCCTCACATTAACGGTCCTGGACTCTGGGCCCAACCGATCATAAAGGCATGACCTAGGGATAACTACTGACTTCAGGGGCTGTGCAGCTGCAGTGCGCTTGTCAGGTCACTACTATATTGCTAGAGCTGCTTcaattcattattttatttttttatttcccttAATTGTAAAGCAATGCTGCATTAGATGACTATCAAGCCCCGTATCAGAAAAACTGGTCAAGAAATAATGCAAAACAGCATCCATGTCCTGAGGAGCACCCCAGGAGTCACGGGTAAGCACTTGATTTAGCATTTGTAGTAAATTATGCACTCATTTTAAAAAGTATGTGAACCCCACTTCGGTTAGGTGCTTGGTGACATTCTTGCCTGACTGTTTGGCTGACGATCTGATGTGTGGGCGCTGAGCGAGTGATATCAGACTGCCGTTCTCTGTGAGATAAGCTGTCAGTCGGTGGCGCTCTCATAGACAACACAGGCGTGCTCATCCAAGCAAACGCTCCCGTGGTTGATAAAATCACCTGAGACGGCTGTCGGCCAAACAATCTCCCGTCTGATGGCCGTCCTTCACGCGTATCCACCATCACAGAGGACATGGGCACCGTCCTTAGGACTTGATGCCTCGTTATGAAATGGAGGCATTGACCTAATGGGTTGTAACATGTGAAACGCCATCCAGGAAGAGTAGCCATTATCTAAAGGAAATGTTCATGATCGGACCTCCTCTTAAAGGCTCCATGCACAGTATAGTTCTTCCAAATACATATGGTTCAAAGGCCAGGGTAGCTTATTGCATCTTAGCCTTGGGGAAGTACAGCTAGGGGTATATGTCTATTAATCTCGCAGGAATAGATCATCATGGTCACATGTAGAGAGTACAAAACCGAGTTGTTTAACTACAGTAAGGGTATTGTCCCCTTCAGAACATTGTGGGATATAGCAGAATGTTGTCCAGCGCTGGCTCTCTACTGCTGCCACACTCTCGTTTGTCACCAGCACTGCAGACAATCGGTGGCTCTGTTTGTTTAGATGACAGGAGCCTCTGAGccggctgattggctgcagccgaaCAGAACAGGGCAGCATTGGAGCAGAGCACTCCAAAACAGAACCAGAGGACACTGCTCTTACCGGAGATTCTGGGGGGCTGTCTGAAGCTGGAGTGGGCTATATGGACACTATCTTTTTGTAGTAATTTCCAATAATCAAAAACTATGTTTTGACATTTTGAATGCGCCCCTAGCGCTAGTGCAAAAAGGAGCGCACAGATTGGGGTAGAGGTGCAAGTACAAAAGCCGGTTCTGCTCATAGCAAGCAGTGATCTGACTAGATACAAATCATTCGACTCTGCACATAATACATCAGTCTTTCCTCATGCAGCTTCCGGTCTGTTGGCCATTAATTATCAATCGGCCAAAAGACTACTAGATTTCTTGTTTTTGTGCTGATCGGGAGCGTGCTTTCTTATGCCACCAATTGGGAATGAGTGCTCTTTTGGAGGCTCATCAGTCAGTTATCTGCCCAGGTGAACGGGCCTTTAGTCAGAACGATTAAGGACATGCAACTGTCCGGTAACGTTCACAATGCACGGGGCAGGCGCTGGAGATTCGGGGCAGGCGGTGACAATACTGTGTACGTTCCTTTAGGTCTCCACACACCAGGCCAGAAGCCAGGACACACATTGGGACTACAATCATTAATCAGTCAGGACTTTCCTGCTAATGTTTTCATGGCTCAGTTGTCATTATCGTCCTAATAAAGACCCCCATTTCTGGATCTAAGGGGTTTGGATGAAAAGGAGACCACCATAAATACTAGCATCTAGACCACCTGTGGTGGTGACTCCTTATGAATAGTTGCTACTATTGGAGAAGGTGTTACAGATGTCAGCACTTACTAGCCGCATTATGTATTAGTGAGCCAACTGCCTTGTGGCTGAGGGCTAGTTCTCCAGAGCACTCAGGTATCCTTCAGCACTGCAATTTTGACTCTTTGAAGTGATACTTCTGTTTTTGCAAGTaaatgttttttgggtttttttttttttgtagaaagtTTACAACTTTCCTAaaactttatatttttttcttcaatttCTCATGGCTTTTCCAAATTGTTGCTTTCTTGCATCCGATAGAATCCTTCATTGTTTACTTCTATATAAATACCAGATAACCACATTATCCAAAGACTATACACTAAGTAGTGCAATATAATATCCTCAAAGGAAAAAGAGTAACCAACTCCATATACAAGTAAAAAAAGTCAGGGAAGATGGGAGTATTATGGTTAAaaaattattaatttattaataacAACATCTCCTATTAAAAATAAACACCACACATAGCATGTAACAATAGGATGATGACTATAACCACCGATGCCAGGCACCCCATCGTAAAGTGCAAAAGGCGTTTCTATAAGGTGCAAAGATAGTCAGACCAAGTGGTCTCAAATTGCTTACCAATAGATGGGGTGAACGGCACAGATGTGGAAAGAACAAAGCCCCCAACGTACATTTGGCTTTTTGATCTGGTAGCTTTCCCCTTCTTGTGTATATAGAAACCTGTCCTGGTCATGTAATGTGTCATTACCTGTGATGGGTCCTGTGTAGCTCAGTGATAGACCTCTGCCTGTTGGCACCACCCGTGTGTCCATCACATGGCCAGGACATATTGTGGAAATGAGAGGTTTCTATTGTATGACTGCAAGCAGAGGTCATGAAAGCTGAGCTGATCCAGAAATACATTTTGCAGAAACTAGAATATTGCTTGAAAAGAAGAGGATTGAAAGATATGTATGTGTATAACAAGCATTTAAGAGGTTGCCTGGCCAAAAGGTGCATGGGATTGGATTCTGTAAAAATGGCAATATAGCACATACCCTCAATTTGTCACCCTCCTGGAGCCAGGGCAGGCAACTCTATGGATCCCGTAATGGTGCCAAAAGCAATGACTGCGCCATTCAACCCGCCACAGGATAGATGCGGCCTCTTGATGGGCTGCAGCGGTCTGGTAACTTGAAGCATGCATCCTAATGAAAACATTCAATGACCAGTGGTACATgttacctgaccactgctgcctatCACTAGCCATAGTCATGTGGGGCTGAATGGTGGCATCACTGCTTGCCCTGCCTATGGAGACCAGGAGGGCGACAGTCTGTATTACCTGGGGACTGGATTCTGCACAGCAAAATATGTCAAACGCCTTTTGCTCGGACAACCTCTCTAACTAATATCACAGATAAAGAAGTGGGAAGAATCTGGATTTCTTAATTGCACAAAATCTATTTAAAGGATTTTTCCATTTTTGTTCAGCCACACTCATGATGCTCCAAGATGGGGTCCAAGGGTTCCTGAGCCGCGGTATGCACATCCATCTTTGCATCATGCGCCACTACAAATGATGGGACCACGTCGTGGGTTTCCACATTATGGTGTGAGATATCCTAGGTGAGTGTTTTCCCATGTCTCTGTCCCACTGTGGCAGTAAATAATATTTTGGGGGTTTCACCTAATTGTTCATTGTCGGCATTCTGACACTGTAAGTATTGGGCAGACCGTGTTATGGGCATCGGTCAGTGACCCGCTTACGTGTCCAGATGATGGTGCAGACTCCATTGCACTATACTTTAGGGGGTATTTGCATCTTATCTAGTTACGTCTCTGCTGGAATGACCCTTCTTTTTAACACTTTCTGCACAATGTATGAGGAACCCAAACGTTACTATAACAAGCATGTCTGTCCTTATGTTGTTCTGCTGCAGTCATGGTCCCATGGTACCTCCACCTGGCTTTCCACATCCATATATGCCAGATCCCAGACACAGTTTGCAAATGGAAGATGGCCCACCTCACCATTTTAGGTAAGGGAACATTTTTCATTTTCCCGTGTCCCTTGTTTAGATTGAGTGGTGAACTCTGCTGtctccggcagtcccatagagaatgattgATGCACTCTGCTGtctccggcagtcccatagagaatgattgGTGCCCTCTGctgtctccagcagtcccatagagaatgattgGTGCCCTCTGCTGTCTGTGGTAGTCTCATAGAGAATGATTGGTGCCCTCTGCTGtctccggcagtcccatagagaatgattgGTGCCCTCTGctgtctccagcagtcccatagagaatgattgGTGCCCTCTGctgtctccagcagtcccatagagaatgattgGTGCCCTCTGCTGTCTGTGGTAGTCTCATAGAGAATGATTGGTGCCCTCTGCTGtctccggcagtcccatagagaatgattgGAGCCCTCTGCTGTCTGCGGTAGTCGCATAGAGAATGATTGGTGCCCTCTGCTGTCtgcggtaataataataataatctttatttttatatagcgctaacatattccgcagcgctttacagttttgcacacattatcactgtgagccgatggggctcacaatctaaattccctatcagtatgtctttggaatgtgggaggaaaccggagtgcccggaggaaatccacgcaaacacggagagaacatacaaactccttgcagatgatgtccacggtgggattagaacccaggac contains:
- the DUSP11 gene encoding RNA/RNP complex-1-interacting phosphatase — translated: MALCSRLKFRVSFLRFPVSCHIHLPPAAMKSKNFIPERWIDYIPVGKRIPGTRFIAFKVPLKNIYDGKLAPWQRFSPSDLITEVKKQNEELGLVVDLTCTQRYYSPQELPETIMYSKIFTVGHAVPSDDVIAQFKNIVNQYLSENSGNEKLVGVHCTHGLNRTGYLVCRYLIDVLSMEPSEAVEKFNNSRGHSIERSNYLEDLLHGSARSNAALDDYQAPYQKNWSRNNAKQHPCPEEHPRSHGHTHDAPRWGPRVPEPRYAHPSLHHAPLQMMGPRRGFPHYGVRYPSHGPMVPPPGFPHPYMPDPRHSLQMEDGPPHHFRGPMRHRHYRQRPFPQHGAFETVNGAPPQDCRPDPLPQSDHNPGHSFPVHPPHSQQNQRYPRPAQKRQPKKHWQ